In Methanothermococcus thermolithotrophicus DSM 2095, one DNA window encodes the following:
- a CDS encoding DUF2119 domain-containing protein, protein MNNHKIPYKHPTKLFIGGLHGDEGNYTELILEDLTKEKNYKGKVIIIPKLTENSKYVSTLHKEYYKTGEGKYLIDIIDKYKPNFYFELHSYSDKSYSKLTDPNRADKIGIPPFIDIGDRVLIASISPVLRNKFTQDDFCMTIEIPKWKVDQSKGRVLEILKMGLDSESRREMIERLEEKYPEQVRIARYLSKKYNLILF, encoded by the coding sequence ATGAATAACCATAAAATTCCCTATAAACACCCGACTAAACTTTTCATTGGAGGTTTACACGGGGATGAAGGGAACTACACTGAGCTGATACTTGAAGATCTAACAAAGGAAAAGAATTACAAAGGAAAAGTTATTATTATACCAAAACTAACTGAAAATAGCAAATACGTAAGTACGCTGCATAAAGAATACTACAAAACAGGAGAAGGCAAATATTTAATAGATATCATTGACAAATATAAACCTAATTTTTATTTTGAGCTCCATTCCTATAGTGATAAATCATATTCTAAACTAACTGATCCCAATAGGGCCGATAAAATAGGAATTCCACCTTTTATAGATATTGGAGACAGAGTTCTTATAGCATCAATATCACCTGTGTTAAGGAACAAATTTACTCAGGATGACTTTTGTATGACTATTGAAATCCCAAAATGGAAGGTAGATCAGAGCAAAGGTCGAGTTTTAGAAATCTTAAAAATGGGGCTCGATAGTGAGAGTAGAAGAGAAATGATAGAAAGACTTGAAGAAAAGTATCCTGAACAGGTGAGAATAGCAAGATATCTCTCTAAAAAATATAACTTGATATTGTTTTAA
- a CDS encoding response regulator transcription factor, whose amino-acid sequence MSKILIVEDEEDILNLVKIILEVNGYEVLTANNGYEAIELMEERPDLVLLDIMMPGMSGWEVLDTLRSKDDWKKTPVIILTANAQIEHIEIGIKKNVDGYIIKPFEKEELLERLKEVLSNNTV is encoded by the coding sequence ATGTCTAAAATTTTGATAGTTGAAGATGAAGAAGATATTTTGAATTTAGTAAAAATAATTCTAGAAGTAAATGGGTATGAGGTACTAACGGCCAACAATGGATATGAAGCCATAGAGCTCATGGAAGAAAGACCTGATTTGGTGCTACTGGATATAATGATGCCTGGGATGAGTGGTTGGGAAGTGCTAGATACCTTAAGATCCAAGGATGATTGGAAAAAAACTCCTGTAATAATATTAACCGCAAATGCTCAAATAGAACATATAGAAATAGGTATCAAAAAAAATGTTGATGGGTATATTATAAAACCATTTGAGAAAGAAGAGCTATTGGAAAGACTAAAAGAAGTTTTATCAAACAATACGGTGTGA
- a CDS encoding 4-phosphopantoate--beta-alanine ligase, translating to MVPKTHPRYKSLLNREKIVEAFESGVLAKSGMIAHGRGETFDYLIGEKTTEMALESIKTAAAMLVLAKNPVISINGNCVALAKDELVELAEALNGKIEVNLFYRTKEREEKIKELFENDIQEGRIKLLGVDDANKQIPNLDSLRGKVSEEGIYTADVVLVPLEDGDRAGALVNMGKKVIAIDLNPLSRTAKTSTVTIVDELTRCIPLITKYVKDFKNKNTDELMNIINSYDNNNNLKKVLAHISKRLEQ from the coding sequence ATTGTTCCTAAAACACATCCAAGATATAAATCATTGTTAAATCGAGAGAAAATTGTGGAAGCTTTTGAAAGCGGAGTATTGGCAAAAAGTGGAATGATTGCCCATGGAAGAGGCGAAACATTCGATTACTTGATAGGTGAAAAAACCACAGAAATGGCATTGGAGTCTATAAAAACTGCAGCTGCGATGTTGGTGTTGGCAAAAAATCCAGTTATATCAATTAATGGAAACTGTGTTGCACTTGCAAAGGACGAACTTGTAGAACTTGCAGAGGCACTAAACGGAAAAATAGAAGTCAATTTATTTTATAGAACAAAGGAGAGGGAAGAAAAAATAAAAGAACTATTTGAAAATGATATCCAAGAAGGTAGAATAAAACTACTTGGTGTAGATGATGCAAATAAACAGATACCTAATTTAGATAGTTTAAGGGGAAAGGTTTCAGAAGAAGGAATATACACTGCAGATGTGGTTCTTGTACCTTTGGAAGATGGGGACCGTGCAGGAGCTCTTGTTAACATGGGGAAAAAAGTCATTGCAATAGACTTAAATCCACTCTCCAGAACTGCAAAGACCTCAACGGTAACCATTGTAGATGAACTAACTAGGTGTATACCTCTTATCACAAAATACGTCAAAGATTTCAAAAATAAAAATACAGATGAATTAATGAACATAATAAATAGCTACGACAACAATAATAACTTAAAGAAAGTATTGGCACATATTTCAAAAAGACTTGAACAATAA
- the fsa gene encoding fructose-6-phosphate aldolase, with translation MKFFLDTANVEKIKEFAELGIVDGVTTNPSLIAKEGRDFHEVIKEICSIVDGPVSAEVISLEAEGMIKEARELAKIADNVVIKVPMTKEGLKAVNVLSKEGIKTNVTLVFSANQALMAAKAGATYVSPFVGRLDDIGHDGMKLIEDVVKIFRNYDIKTEVIVASVRHPIHALESAKIGADIATIPFDVLDKMFKHPLTDIGIEKFLKDWESHINK, from the coding sequence ATGAAATTTTTCTTAGACACTGCAAATGTAGAAAAGATCAAAGAATTTGCTGAATTAGGAATTGTAGATGGAGTTACAACAAACCCTAGTTTAATAGCAAAAGAAGGAAGAGACTTCCACGAAGTTATTAAAGAAATATGTTCCATCGTAGATGGCCCAGTTAGTGCAGAGGTAATTTCGTTGGAAGCTGAAGGAATGATAAAAGAAGCTAGAGAACTTGCAAAGATTGCAGACAATGTTGTAATAAAAGTTCCAATGACCAAGGAAGGATTAAAAGCCGTAAATGTTTTATCAAAAGAAGGAATAAAAACAAATGTTACATTGGTATTCTCTGCAAATCAAGCTTTAATGGCTGCAAAAGCTGGAGCAACATACGTTTCACCATTTGTCGGTAGATTAGACGATATCGGACATGATGGAATGAAGTTAATTGAGGACGTTGTTAAAATATTCAGAAACTACGACATAAAAACAGAAGTAATCGTAGCTTCAGTAAGACATCCAATACATGCTTTAGAATCTGCAAAAATAGGTGCAGACATTGCAACAATACCATTTGATGTTTTAGATAAGATGTTCAAACACCCACTAACAGACATTGGTATTGAAAAATTCTTGAAGGACTGGGAATCACACATTAACAAATAA
- a CDS encoding cache domain-containing protein, with amino-acid sequence MNTIPTIKKLGTKLTIFSIIIAVIPILTLGMVSTTTITDTMEIQAQQKITNDLKIAENIVNNKIEKLHVAVVHTANAEETVSALKNGDSKKLKEMAKLTKESAGADFVTIFDNRGRVIARSNNEVIGDYELPNLIKKVLNGTEINSIEMLDEETLKMENLENDVEINISKTYNSADVDKSIENKGMALVSIKPIKDHDGNIVGAIVAADVLNGDYTVVDKVKEITGDTATIFLEGLRISTNVQKEDSRAIGTLVSKEVYHEVINNGETYYGRAFVVTDWYLTAYKPIRNSEGDIIGMLFVGTPEKPFITLENNIRNQSIIVGIIGLSAALGVSLVLNRKITRPLEELKKGAELVSSGNYNSRVEVKTADEFGELAKAFNKMAEEIRISHEKLKKHAEELEKSYNELKELDKMKSDIIVIVSHELRTPLTSIKGYVELVLDGTIGPITESQRKCLEIAEDNIKRLKRLIESMLDLSKIERGELEMNMEEIGIKHFVEKILSSLKPLADEKNINMNHDVEDIAIKGDKDRIAQVLTNLVENAIKFTPINGNIGVNAFKENEYAHITVTDNGPGIPEKDLCRIFDRFYQVDSSAKRKKGGSGLGLAVCKSIVEAHGGSIWVESKHGKGSTFHILLPLNQDEV; translated from the coding sequence ATGAATACTATCCCAACTATCAAAAAACTTGGAACAAAACTTACTATTTTTTCAATAATTATTGCAGTAATTCCAATTTTGACGCTGGGAATGGTATCAACAACTACCATAACAGACACAATGGAAATACAGGCCCAGCAAAAAATTACCAATGATCTAAAAATTGCAGAAAATATTGTAAACAACAAAATAGAAAAATTACATGTGGCAGTTGTACATACGGCAAATGCTGAAGAAACTGTGTCCGCCCTTAAAAATGGGGATAGTAAGAAACTTAAAGAAATGGCCAAACTAACAAAAGAGTCAGCAGGTGCTGATTTTGTAACAATTTTTGATAATCGGGGGCGAGTAATTGCAAGGTCCAATAACGAAGTTATTGGGGATTATGAACTACCAAATTTAATTAAAAAAGTATTAAATGGGACTGAAATAAATTCCATTGAAATGTTGGATGAAGAAACCCTTAAAATGGAAAATTTGGAAAATGATGTAGAAATAAATATTTCAAAGACGTATAACTCAGCTGATGTCGATAAATCCATTGAAAACAAGGGGATGGCGTTAGTATCAATTAAACCAATTAAGGACCATGATGGAAATATTGTTGGGGCGATAGTGGCTGCAGATGTTTTAAATGGGGATTACACTGTTGTGGATAAAGTAAAAGAAATTACTGGAGATACCGCCACAATATTTTTAGAGGGACTTAGAATATCCACAAATGTTCAAAAAGAAGATAGCCGGGCCATTGGGACATTGGTTTCTAAAGAAGTATATCATGAAGTGATAAATAATGGAGAAACATACTATGGAAGAGCATTTGTTGTTACAGATTGGTATTTAACAGCATATAAGCCCATTAGAAATAGTGAAGGGGACATCATAGGAATGCTCTTCGTAGGTACGCCTGAAAAGCCATTCATAACCCTTGAGAACAATATTAGAAATCAGTCTATAATAGTTGGAATTATTGGTTTGTCAGCTGCTTTAGGGGTTTCCCTTGTATTGAATAGAAAAATCACCAGACCTCTTGAAGAGTTGAAAAAAGGAGCTGAACTAGTAAGTAGTGGGAATTACAACTCCAGGGTGGAGGTTAAAACCGCCGATGAATTTGGAGAACTTGCCAAAGCATTTAATAAAATGGCAGAGGAAATACGGATATCACATGAAAAACTTAAAAAACATGCTGAGGAACTGGAAAAGTCATATAACGAGTTAAAAGAACTCGATAAAATGAAATCAGACATTATAGTAATAGTCTCTCATGAATTAAGAACACCATTAACCTCAATTAAAGGTTATGTGGAGCTCGTTTTAGATGGAACTATAGGGCCTATAACTGAATCACAGAGGAAATGTCTTGAAATTGCAGAAGACAATATTAAAAGATTAAAAAGACTCATAGAAAGTATGCTCGACTTATCCAAGATTGAGCGTGGAGAACTTGAAATGAATATGGAAGAAATTGGTATAAAGCATTTTGTAGAAAAAATTTTAAGTTCCCTAAAACCACTGGCCGATGAAAAAAATATCAACATGAACCACGATGTTGAAGATATTGCCATTAAAGGGGATAAAGATAGAATAGCTCAAGTGTTAACCAATTTAGTGGAAAATGCTATAAAATTCACACCCATAAACGGGAATATTGGAGTTAATGCTTTTAAAGAGAATGAGTACGCTCACATAACTGTTACCGATAACGGACCAGGAATTCCTGAAAAGGATTTGTGCAGAATATTTGACAGGTTTTATCAAGTTGATTCATCAGCAAAACGGAAAAAGGGCGGTTCCGGATTAGGCTTGGCAGTATGTAAGAGTATCGTTGAAGCCCATGGTGGATCAATTTGGGTCGAAAGTAAACATGGAAAAGGAAGTACATTCCACATATTGTTACCTTTAAATCAAGACGAGGTATAA
- a CDS encoding carbonic anhydrase — translation MSSDAKPKKKLAIVTCMDSRLVNFLSEKLGIKRNDAKVIKNAGNIVTDDVIRSLVVSIYLLDVEKIMVVGHTDCGMASADAELIKKKIIERGGNPHFTPNFECWLGKMESIEDNVIEGVNLIKNHPAIPKDVTVEGYLIDIETGDLEKLC, via the coding sequence TTGAGCTCCGATGCAAAACCTAAGAAGAAACTTGCAATAGTTACTTGTATGGATTCTCGTCTGGTAAACTTTCTCTCTGAGAAACTTGGAATAAAGAGAAATGATGCCAAGGTTATTAAAAATGCCGGAAATATCGTAACCGATGATGTAATAAGATCCCTTGTAGTGTCGATATATCTTCTTGATGTTGAAAAAATTATGGTTGTGGGACACACAGATTGTGGTATGGCTTCAGCAGATGCTGAATTGATTAAAAAGAAGATAATCGAAAGAGGCGGAAATCCTCATTTCACTCCTAACTTTGAATGCTGGTTAGGTAAAATGGAGTCCATAGAAGATAACGTAATTGAAGGAGTTAATTTAATAAAAAATCACCCTGCAATTCCAAAGGATGTTACTGTTGAAGGATATCTAATAGATATTGAAACTGGAGATCTTGAAAAATTGTGTTAA
- a CDS encoding formate/nitrite transporter family protein, giving the protein MDLNPPDKVVELAGNVGQYKANLGVNQLLLRGIMGGAYIAMGAGLCTICSTGIAQYLGPGFAKLIGASVFPVGLILIILTGMELVTGDMMLLPIAMFQKKASLSQLLKVWIWVYIGNLIGSLIYVAIMIYGPLRTFNTGTGEFAVNAFGQTAIKIAEAKILPYVAGGAFGWLSCLLKGIGCNWLVNLAIMGSMASTSVLGKFFMIWFPIMTFVASGFEHCVANMYFIPAGMLLGANVTVAQWWIWNIIPATIGNIIGATLFVAMVYQYAYGKKI; this is encoded by the coding sequence ATGGACTTAAATCCCCCAGATAAAGTAGTAGAATTAGCAGGAAATGTAGGACAATATAAAGCAAATTTAGGGGTAAATCAACTCCTATTAAGGGGAATTATGGGAGGGGCCTATATTGCCATGGGTGCTGGACTTTGCACCATCTGTAGTACAGGTATAGCTCAATATCTAGGTCCAGGATTTGCAAAACTCATAGGAGCTTCAGTGTTTCCTGTTGGGCTTATTTTAATCATACTAACAGGTATGGAACTTGTTACCGGAGACATGATGCTTTTACCTATAGCAATGTTTCAGAAAAAGGCATCACTCTCACAGCTTCTGAAAGTCTGGATTTGGGTATATATCGGAAACCTTATAGGTTCCTTAATATATGTGGCAATAATGATATACGGTCCGCTTAGAACATTCAACACCGGAACAGGAGAATTTGCAGTTAACGCATTTGGTCAAACCGCAATCAAAATAGCTGAAGCCAAAATTCTTCCATACGTGGCTGGTGGAGCCTTTGGATGGCTGTCCTGCCTTCTGAAAGGTATTGGATGTAATTGGTTAGTTAATCTAGCTATAATGGGTTCAATGGCATCTACGAGTGTCCTGGGGAAATTTTTCATGATATGGTTCCCAATAATGACATTCGTTGCATCAGGATTTGAGCACTGTGTGGCCAACATGTACTTTATCCCTGCCGGAATGTTACTTGGAGCAAATGTTACAGTCGCACAATGGTGGATATGGAATATAATCCCTGCCACAATAGGAAACATAATTGGAGCAACATTATTCGTAGCTATGGTGTATCAATATGCATATGGTAAAAAAATCTAA
- a CDS encoding class I SAM-dependent rRNA methyltransferase: MNHIEIDKRAYGSITNFSRVIYRNGILNKEDLPEKEDIISLNYKNKFVAKAIYIPKSPIIKILTLKNEEMDKKFFYDRIKKANDYRTNILNYKDTYRMIYAEADYLPTIILDKYNEIASMQVSSKVMERYLDLIFECLSEITDIETLYVQRGKKGDKIKSRIYGNKNKMETTIEEGKAKFKVNLKGHKTGFFLDQRENRIDLENYIKEGDRVLDICCYTGGFSVHCGIKGAKVVGVDLSDKAIEVAKENMELNNLKDYEFIVGNAFDVMKGMIKKGEQFDVVILDPPAFTKTSKDIKNALSAYNTLNYLGLKLAKRMLVTCSCSFHVDREKFKNTVVSSAFRAKKEIRQIGPYRTQAPDHIITMVNKDLEYLKCLFFSVC; encoded by the coding sequence ATGAACCATATTGAGATAGACAAAAGAGCGTATGGCTCTATTACCAATTTTTCAAGAGTAATTTACAGAAATGGAATCCTGAATAAAGAGGACCTACCTGAAAAGGAAGATATTATATCACTAAATTACAAAAATAAATTTGTAGCTAAGGCGATATACATTCCAAAGTCCCCCATAATCAAAATATTGACGCTAAAAAACGAAGAGATGGATAAAAAGTTTTTTTACGATAGGATAAAAAAAGCCAATGATTACAGGACCAATATATTAAATTACAAAGATACCTATAGGATGATATATGCTGAAGCCGATTATCTACCTACAATTATTTTAGACAAATACAATGAAATAGCTTCAATGCAAGTTTCATCAAAGGTTATGGAACGTTATTTGGACCTAATATTTGAATGTCTGAGTGAAATAACAGATATTGAAACACTTTATGTTCAAAGAGGTAAAAAGGGAGACAAAATAAAAAGCAGAATATATGGAAATAAAAACAAAATGGAAACGACCATAGAAGAAGGAAAAGCCAAATTCAAAGTAAATCTAAAAGGCCATAAAACAGGGTTCTTCCTGGACCAGAGGGAAAATAGAATAGATTTAGAAAATTACATAAAAGAAGGCGATAGAGTACTCGATATATGTTGCTATACTGGAGGTTTTTCAGTCCATTGTGGCATAAAAGGTGCCAAAGTCGTCGGGGTTGATCTATCGGATAAAGCCATTGAGGTTGCCAAAGAGAACATGGAACTAAATAATTTAAAGGACTATGAGTTCATAGTTGGAAACGCCTTTGATGTTATGAAGGGCATGATAAAGAAAGGTGAACAATTTGATGTTGTAATACTCGACCCTCCTGCATTTACTAAGACTTCAAAGGATATTAAAAATGCGTTGAGTGCATACAATACATTAAACTACTTGGGGCTAAAACTTGCAAAGAGAATGCTTGTAACATGTTCTTGCTCCTTCCATGTTGATAGGGAAAAATTCAAAAACACAGTAGTTTCCTCTGCATTTAGGGCAAAAAAAGAAATTAGGCAGATTGGACCCTACAGAACTCAAGCCCCTGACCACATAATTACGATGGTAAATAAAGATCTGGAATACTTAAAATGTTTGTTCTTTAGTGTATGTTAA
- a CDS encoding IMP cyclohydrolase — protein sequence MYIGRFLVVGKTSEGKPFVSYRVSSRSFPNREAKTLNESTVSIIPKDLNEIFSNPYITYNCVKIVNNNIIATNGSHTDVIADKIKLGLPIRDSLAYSLVTMDYEKDDYNTPRIAVVLNENECYMGYVADKDIRIKKVELENGKGYYLSTYEACTISEDQYIPVEGESPEEICKYVMDYKEFEHPVTCATAVIEGDKINIATL from the coding sequence GTGTATATTGGAAGATTTTTAGTTGTAGGAAAGACAAGCGAAGGAAAGCCGTTTGTATCATACAGAGTTTCAAGTAGGAGTTTCCCAAACAGAGAGGCAAAAACTCTAAACGAAAGTACTGTTTCAATTATACCTAAGGACCTAAATGAAATATTTTCAAACCCATATATTACCTACAACTGTGTAAAAATAGTAAACAACAATATAATAGCAACTAACGGCTCCCATACCGATGTTATTGCTGATAAAATAAAGTTAGGACTTCCAATAAGAGACTCATTGGCCTACTCATTGGTTACAATGGACTACGAAAAGGACGACTACAACACCCCAAGAATAGCGGTGGTTTTAAACGAAAACGAGTGCTACATGGGTTATGTTGCAGATAAGGATATAAGAATCAAAAAAGTTGAATTAGAAAATGGAAAAGGCTACTATTTAAGTACATATGAAGCCTGCACCATTTCAGAAGATCAATACATACCAGTTGAAGGAGAATCTCCAGAAGAAATCTGTAAGTATGTAATGGACTACAAAGAATTTGAACATCCGGTTACTTGTGCAACTGCAGTTATTGAAGGGGATAAAATAAATATAGCAACGTTATAA
- a CDS encoding selenium-binding protein yields the protein MNKVMEKKFIIATTCEIPGIDVYILDIISVTVDDLNMEEVISKIKEKARSIGANGIVGFNVEAANDGNSVKLIGYGTAVKFVEGQWAID from the coding sequence ATGAATAAAGTTATGGAAAAAAAATTTATAATTGCAACAACCTGTGAAATTCCAGGAATAGATGTCTATATATTGGATATAATATCAGTAACAGTTGATGATCTAAATATGGAAGAGGTAATAAGCAAAATAAAAGAAAAAGCACGATCTATAGGGGCCAACGGAATAGTTGGATTTAATGTAGAAGCTGCAAATGATGGCAATTCAGTTAAGTTAATAGGATATGGTACAGCAGTTAAGTTTGTTGAAGGCCAGTGGGCGATAGATTAA
- a CDS encoding 4Fe-4S binding protein: MTMVILDNCVGCGGCVPFCPFDAISTYGVATIDGEKCTECKTCISYCPLNAIIYNK; the protein is encoded by the coding sequence ATGACGATGGTAATATTAGATAATTGTGTTGGATGTGGTGGATGCGTCCCATTCTGCCCTTTTGATGCCATTAGCACATATGGAGTGGCAACAATTGATGGGGAAAAATGTACAGAATGTAAAACCTGTATAAGCTACTGCCCATTAAATGCAATAATATATAATAAATAG
- a CDS encoding FIST N-terminal domain-containing protein, which produces MKFIEFGHGTSNDDNPLKAGAHATSDALKYLDEYAEKSKVAFLFSSPDYDPEEILNGVKLILGNKTPIVGGTSKFGITNNDMVEDGVSVGILASKYFNVGLGVGLGVSINPRESGRRAAHDAIENLGMMPKLMMVFMDYCKFEEDVLKGIVDIIGITTPIFGGTTSDDFEFKKTYQYCNDVYFDSVVCAAFGGDILPKISFGSYSNISSYVTKESQISSKSKILTQGYEHKENLKMDLGGKEDKTIVTETNKRYVYTLNNIDAIEYYNDISNFRGSNEDLRKNRSFYLSHPFGVINSDGEIYLKGPISIKNDMLVFGSNIMKDNELKLVDIDNKTIESLFKKPIDLILNTPPKYSPFVTFCCISAFLPEVSKDAVENSLKECPLNPMFGFTSYGEIIFKEYMNYTVSMCSIIPDLISISAKEGIHMITKHPATKETILKINDMGGSAKIDELAKELGIHRRTAYDRVEPLLQYGFVEKNHAMVKITEFGKLLLKFGFK; this is translated from the coding sequence GTGAAGTTCATAGAGTTTGGGCATGGAACGTCAAATGATGATAACCCACTAAAAGCAGGGGCTCATGCCACATCGGATGCATTAAAGTATTTAGATGAATATGCGGAAAAATCAAAAGTTGCATTTTTATTCTCTTCACCAGATTATGATCCGGAGGAAATTTTAAATGGGGTAAAATTAATTTTGGGTAATAAAACCCCAATAGTTGGCGGTACTTCTAAATTTGGGATAACAAACAACGATATGGTTGAAGATGGAGTTTCAGTTGGGATTTTAGCCTCAAAATATTTCAATGTAGGCTTGGGTGTTGGTTTAGGAGTTTCCATAAATCCGAGAGAATCTGGAAGAAGGGCGGCACATGATGCAATAGAAAATCTAGGAATGATGCCCAAATTAATGATGGTTTTCATGGATTATTGTAAGTTTGAGGAAGATGTTTTAAAGGGAATTGTTGACATCATAGGGATTACAACCCCAATTTTTGGAGGAACCACTTCGGATGATTTTGAATTTAAAAAAACTTATCAATACTGTAATGATGTTTATTTTGATAGTGTAGTTTGTGCCGCATTTGGAGGAGATATTTTACCAAAGATATCCTTTGGAAGTTATTCAAATATATCATCGTATGTCACAAAAGAGTCGCAAATATCCTCAAAATCAAAAATTTTGACACAGGGTTATGAACATAAGGAAAATTTAAAAATGGATTTAGGTGGAAAAGAGGATAAAACCATAGTAACGGAAACCAACAAGAGATATGTCTATACATTGAATAATATCGATGCAATAGAGTATTATAATGACATCTCAAACTTTAGAGGTTCCAATGAGGACCTTCGAAAAAATAGAAGTTTTTATCTCTCCCATCCATTTGGTGTAATCAATTCAGATGGTGAAATCTACCTAAAAGGTCCTATCTCCATAAAGAATGATATGCTGGTGTTTGGCTCGAATATTATGAAGGACAATGAGTTAAAACTTGTCGATATTGACAACAAAACCATTGAAAGTTTATTCAAAAAGCCCATTGATTTGATACTAAATACTCCCCCCAAATATTCTCCATTCGTGACCTTCTGCTGTATTTCTGCATTTTTACCTGAAGTATCTAAAGATGCTGTAGAAAACAGTTTAAAGGAATGTCCTTTAAATCCGATGTTTGGTTTTACATCCTATGGGGAAATAATATTCAAAGAGTATATGAACTACACTGTTTCAATGTGTTCCATAATTCCTGATTTAATTTCAATCAGTGCAAAAGAAGGAATTCACATGATTACAAAACACCCTGCAACAAAAGAAACAATCCTAAAAATTAATGATATGGGTGGTTCGGCAAAAATCGATGAGCTCGCAAAAGAACTTGGGATCCATAGGAGAACCGCATACGATAGGGTAGAGCCGCTTCTTCAATATGGTTTTGTTGAAAAAAATCATGCAATGGTAAAAATAACAGAGTTTGGGAAATTACTATTAAAATTTGGATTTAAATAA
- the fen gene encoding flap endonuclease-1, which produces MGVQFNDIIPRKEITLKFLKNKTVAIDSMNVLYQFLSSIRLRDGSPLTNSKGEITSTYNGVFYKTIHMLENNITPVWVFDGVAPVLKEKTREERRKIRQDALDSYLEAKKKDDIEEMQKYAKRANFLDSTIVENSKKLLDLMGIPYINAPSEGEAQCAHMVKKGDAFVVVSQDYDAILYGAERIVRNMTSNKAIELIELKDVLKELDLDLDQIINIAILIGTDYNPGGIKGIGPKKALEIVKNNKVQNYIDKIENYEEIYNIFKNPAVTDEYNIKLKTPKKEELIDFLVNKNDFSYDRIVPYVDKLCKIIEEKNTQTSLEAWF; this is translated from the coding sequence ATGGGAGTTCAATTCAACGACATAATCCCAAGAAAGGAAATTACCTTAAAATTTTTAAAAAATAAAACTGTGGCAATAGATTCAATGAATGTACTCTATCAATTCCTGTCAAGTATAAGATTAAGGGATGGGAGCCCGTTGACAAACTCAAAGGGTGAGATAACTTCCACATACAACGGGGTATTCTATAAAACAATACACATGCTGGAAAATAACATAACTCCTGTATGGGTATTTGACGGAGTAGCTCCAGTACTTAAAGAGAAAACCAGAGAAGAACGTAGAAAAATTAGACAGGATGCTTTAGATAGTTACTTAGAAGCGAAAAAGAAGGACGATATTGAAGAAATGCAAAAATATGCAAAAAGAGCCAATTTCTTAGATAGCACCATCGTAGAAAACTCAAAAAAATTACTTGATTTGATGGGAATTCCTTATATAAATGCACCGTCTGAAGGGGAAGCTCAGTGTGCCCACATGGTTAAAAAAGGAGATGCATTTGTAGTTGTCAGCCAAGATTACGATGCAATACTGTACGGTGCTGAAAGAATCGTTAGAAACATGACTTCCAACAAAGCTATTGAATTAATTGAACTAAAAGATGTTTTAAAAGAATTGGACCTAGATTTAGATCAGATTATTAATATTGCAATACTAATTGGTACTGACTATAATCCCGGGGGAATTAAAGGTATTGGACCAAAAAAGGCCCTTGAAATTGTAAAAAACAATAAAGTTCAAAACTACATAGATAAAATAGAAAACTATGAAGAGATATACAACATATTTAAGAATCCAGCTGTTACGGATGAATACAATATAAAGCTTAAAACTCCTAAAAAAGAAGAATTAATTGATTTTTTAGTTAACAAAAATGATTTCTCATACGATAGGATAGTGCCATACGTGGATAAATTGTGTAAAATTATAGAAGAGAAAAATACTCAAACCAGTTTGGAAGCTTGGTTTTAA